From the Desulfovibrio sp. TomC genome, the window TTCCAGTTCACTGTGATTGCAAAAACGTTCTACCAAGATTTCTGCCCCCTAATTGTGATTTAAAAAATACAGCAACTTTTGTGAACGGGATTTAAAAGTACTAATTGCTTTTTCTTATTTTAACCCAGAACACGGTTCCGTCAGGTTCCTCTGAAGTGAATCCGACTTTTCCGCCAAGATAGTTTTCTGTGAGTAGCTTGATTGAATAAGTGCCAAGGCCTCTGTCGACGCCTTTAGTTGAGAATGATCTTTTGAAAATTTGGGATTGAATATGGTCAGGTATAACGGATTTGTTTGCCACCCAGAACTTTGCAAAATCTCCATCTTCTTGAAGTCCGAACGTTATGCTTCCTCCCTCTGGTGTGGCTTCAAGCGCGTTGATAAGCATATTCACGATGACGCGCATTAATAGGGTGTAGTCGGATGTTATTTGGACGTTTTGGCTAGTTTCATCAATC encodes:
- a CDS encoding sensor histidine kinase codes for the protein IDETSQNVQITSDYTLLMRVIVNMLINALEATPEGGSITFGLQEDGDFAKFWVANKSVIPDHIQSQIFKRSFSTKGVDRGLGTYSIKLLTENYLGGKVGFTSEEPDGTVFWVKIRKSN